One part of the Quercus lobata isolate SW786 chromosome 7, ValleyOak3.0 Primary Assembly, whole genome shotgun sequence genome encodes these proteins:
- the LOC115951582 gene encoding uncharacterized protein LOC115951582: protein MKEGMKAARPKEKLKWVPPPQGWLKANVDGAIFKETNKAGIGVVVRDSQGWVLATLTEKVEGVQDAEVIGALAIQRAIRFAIETSFNCVIIESDSLSVVKAIQYTAESTCHIGNIIDDVKHLSKAMKSCEFHHTKREAIQVAHTMARNAIHVDTELAWLEEIPPCVADVIRMDAV from the coding sequence ATGAAGGAAGGAATGAAAGCTGCTAGACCAAAGGAAAAGTTGAAATGGGTACCACCCCCTCAAGGCTGGTTGAAAGCTAATGTTGATGGAGCTATCTTCAAAGAGACTAATAAAGCAGGTATAGGTGTGGTGGTGCGTGACAGTCAAGGATGGGTGCTGGCTACTTTGACAGAGAAAGTGGAAGGTGTGCAAGATGCAGAGGTCATTGGGGCATTGGCTATCCAACGGGCTATCAGGTTTGCAATTGAAACTAGCTTTAATTGTGTTATAATTGAGAGTGACTCACTCTCGGTGGTTAAAGCTATCCAATATACTGCCGAATCTACTTGTCATATTGGAAACATCATAGATGACGTGAAGCATTTGTCAAAGGCCATGAAAAGCTGTGAATTCCATCACACAAAGAGGGAGGCAATCCAGGTTGCTCACACCATGGCTCGCAATGCTATTCATGTTGACACAGAGTTGGCCTGGCTTGAAGAGATTCCTCCTTGTGTGGCTGATGTAATCAGAATGGATGCTGTGTAA